In the genome of Paenibacillus pabuli, one region contains:
- a CDS encoding carbohydrate ABC transporter permease → MNILAGLFALICVFPFVFVVIISFTDEKALARDGYRLIPKEWSLAAYQFVWQSGDTLLRAYGVTILVTVLGTIISLILMSLYAYAISRKSFRYRRFFSIFAILTMLFNGGMIPTYMVVSQLLHLKDSIWALVLPLAMNAFYIMILRTFYSTSVPDAVIESAKIDGAGEFYTFMKIVIPLSLPGLATIGLFSTLGYWNDWFNALLYIDNPNLVPLQSMLMRIESSIQFIQQNSANSSMSLAAMQSIPQDTSRMAMVVLATLPIIFAYPFFQRYFVQGLTVGAVKE, encoded by the coding sequence ATGAATATTTTGGCCGGACTATTCGCTTTAATCTGTGTATTTCCTTTCGTGTTTGTAGTGATCATCTCGTTCACGGACGAGAAAGCACTGGCCCGTGACGGATATCGACTCATTCCGAAGGAATGGAGTCTCGCAGCCTATCAGTTTGTGTGGCAGAGTGGAGACACGCTGCTGCGTGCTTATGGGGTAACCATTTTGGTGACGGTACTGGGTACCATCATCAGTCTGATCCTCATGTCACTGTATGCTTATGCGATATCCCGCAAGAGCTTCCGTTATCGGAGATTTTTCTCCATATTTGCCATACTGACCATGTTGTTTAACGGCGGGATGATTCCGACCTATATGGTCGTGTCCCAACTTCTTCATTTAAAAGATAGCATATGGGCATTGGTTCTGCCGCTCGCAATGAATGCCTTCTATATCATGATCCTGCGTACGTTCTATTCAACCAGTGTGCCGGATGCGGTCATAGAATCCGCGAAAATTGATGGAGCTGGAGAATTCTATACGTTTATGAAAATTGTCATTCCATTATCGCTGCCAGGGCTGGCGACAATCGGACTGTTCAGCACGCTCGGTTATTGGAACGATTGGTTCAATGCGCTGTTATATATCGATAATCCTAACCTTGTACCATTGCAATCCATGCTGATGCGGATCGAGTCCAGCATCCAGTTCATCCAACAGAACTCGGCGAACAGCTCGATGAGTCTGGCGGCGATGCAATCCATTCCGCAGGATACTTCACGGATGGCTATGGTGGTTCTCGCCACATTACCGATTATTTTCGCTTATCCGTTCTTCCAGCGTTACTTTGTACAAGGTCTGACGGTCGGAGCTGTCAAAGAGTAA